A genomic window from Purpureocillium takamizusanense chromosome 2, complete sequence includes:
- a CDS encoding uncharacterized protein (EggNog:ENOG503NUIA~COG:P~TransMembrane:10 (i50-71o91-110i119-138o144-165i186-215o221-242i276-297o309-330i342-375o438-458i)), whose protein sequence is MAITEVDNKMVVDKQDGSRDEGVVKDSSDVVVETTAQVAPQVNWASSITMVMVGGMALFSDGYNAAIVGFMNPVLSRLYPDDYTSSIKTSVSNAFLIGEVFGMLFFGWAIDKLGRRSGIVWATIFLVLGIILATASHGTTNTGMFWMLIIGRGVAGFGAGGEYPTCATSTTEASDENAPIRRRRGILTAVATDFAIDLGFVVAGIVAIIVLVAYHERLGDGLWRVNFGIGITLPVVLLFFRLRLVNSTQYHKHAMKKQIPYGLVIRRYWKPMLGTSLAWFMYDFVTYPFGIFGSTILDTLNPSGTLLQTIGYGTVLNCFLLPGTIIGGLLMDRIGRKQTMTLGFVLWSLLAFIIGGALKPILSVFPLFVVLYGIFNTLGEMGPGVATFLCAAESFPTPVRGHFVGLAAAVGKAGAAIGTQVFNPIQNSFHDDEKGVQGVFLIGAAFALTGAVISWFLIPDQEKDLESEDVRFRRYLEEHGYHGVFGEDVKPTISASTA, encoded by the exons ATGGCAATCACTGAGGTCGACAACAAAATGGTGGTGGATAAGCAGGACGGCTCACGCGATGAGGGCGTCGTGAAAGACTCGTCGGATGTCGTTGTTGAGACAACCGCGCAAGTCGCGCCCCAGGTCAACTGGGCCTCATCCATCACCATGGTCATGGTGGGTGGTATGGCACTATTCTCGGACGGATACAATGCCGCGATTGTCGGTTTCATGAATCCGGTCTTGTCACGGCTTTATCCCGACGACTACACCTCGTCCATCAAGACAAGCGTTTCTAACGCCTTCTTGATTGGCGAGGTATTCGGAATGCTCTTCTTCGGTTGGGCGATTGACAAGTTGGGCCGACGCAGTGGCATCGTTTGGGCCACCATTTTCCTGGTCCTGGGCATCATTCTCGCGACCGCCTCTCACGGGACCACCAACACGGGCATGTTTTGGATGCTCATTATTGGACGCGGCGTCGCTGGGTTTGGTGCGGGAG GCGAGTATCCTACCTGTGCGACAAGCACTACCGAAGCCAGCGACGAGAATGCCCCTAtccgacgtcgacgagggatCCTCACGGCCGTTGCTACGGACTTTGCGATTGACCTTGGATTCGTTGTTGCTGGTATTGTTGCCATCATAGTTCTCGTGGCATATCACGAACgccttggcgatggcttGTGGCGCGTCAACTTTGGCATTGGCATCACATTGCCGGTTGTTCTGCTCTTCTTCCGTCTGCGCCTTGTCAACTCGACCCAATACCACAAACACGCCATGAAAAAGCAGATCCCCTATGGTCTCGTAATTCGACGCTATTGGAAACCGATGCTGGGTACCTCTCTTGCGTGGTTCATGTACGACTTTGTG ACATATCCCTTCGGAATCTTCGGCTCAACAATCCTCGACACGCTCAACCCGAGCGGCACGTTGCTCCAGACTATTGGCTACGGCACAGTGCTCAATTGTTTCCTCCTGCCAGGAACTATTATTGGCGGATTGCTCATGGATCGGATCGGCCGCAAGCAGACCATGACTCTTGGATTCGTTCTATGGTCGCTGCTTGCCTTCATCATCGGTGGAGCCCTGAAGCCCATTCTCTCCGTCTTCCCGCTCTTTGTTGTGTTGTATGGCATCTTCAACACGCTCGGAGAAATGGGTCCTGGT GTCGCGACCTTCCTCTGTGCTGCCGAATCTTTTCCCACTCCGGTGCGCGGCCActtcgtcggcctcgccgctgccgtagGCAAGGCAGGTGCTGCCATCGGAACTCAGGTGTTCAACCCGATTCAGAACTCGTTCCACGACGATGAGAAAGGCGTGCAGGGGGTCTTCTTAATTGGCGCTGCATTTGCACTGACTGGTGCTGTCATCTCATGGTTCCTCATCCCCGACCAAGAAAAGGACCTTGAGAGTGAGGACGTTCGCTTCCGGCGCTACCTGGAGGAGCATGGATATCACGGCGTGTTCGGAGAAGATGTCAAGCCCACCATCTCCGCGAGTACGGCTTAG
- a CDS encoding uncharacterized protein (COG:S~EggNog:ENOG503P4JV) produces the protein MDRAPAAFHCRLCDTPLATSAEFRHHAKSDSHVYKLQCRVATLGAAVPTPRSHGTDDSVAAIEPWSAEDQSTDSQTESDADETEGQDSAPSFNPRQCLFCGDESDGFESNVAHMASVHSFIVPYQSCLAVDLQTLIWYLHVVIFGYRECILCTTRRSTVQGIQQHMTAKGHCRFDISADTEDFYELPESQYHDLADLARPDEASLRLPSGKLLGHRALREAQARPRSTQQEVSDGSRNAQLGSEQPRGVGQDVAAKDESSSAILAARLSQLSVRDQNTLALLPSHEIRSVLATRRKQLDKARREETRARRKVERLGNKTLMKHFKPDVPGRSNG, from the exons ATGGACAGAGCGCCAGCTGCCTTTCATTGCAGGCTCTGCGATACTCCGCTCGCAACGTCTGCGGAATTTCGGCATCACGCAAAAAGCGACTCGCA CGTCTACAAATTGCAGTGTCGCGTGGCGACTCTGGGAGCCGCCGTGCCGACTCCCCGAAGCCACGGAACAGACGACAGTGTGGCAGCTATAGAACCATGGTCGGCGGAGGATCAGTCTACTGACAGTCAGACGGAAAGCGACGCGGACGAGACAGAAGGCCAAGATTCAGCTCCATCGTTCAATCCGCGACAATGCCTGTTCTGCGGTGATGAGAGTGACGGGTTCGAGAGCAATGTCGCCCACATGGCTTCGGTGCACAGCTTCATTGTGCCGTATCAAAGCTGCCTGGCTGTCGATCTACAAACCTTGATCTGGTACCTCCATGTCGTCATCTTCGGATACCGCGAATGCATCCTGTgcacgacgcggcgcagcacAGTTCAAGGCATTCAGCAGCATATGACGGCCAAGGGACACTGCCGGTTCGACATTTCCGCAGATACGGAAGATTTCTATGAGCTTCCTGAGTCGCAATACCATGACTTGGCAGATCTCGCACGACCAGATGAAGCGTCCTTGCGGCTTCCATCAGGCAAGCTTCTCGGCCACAGAGCGTTACGCGAGGCGCAAGCCAGGCCGCGATCCACCCAACAAGAAGTATCTGACGGGTCGAGAAATGCCCAGCTCGGTTCGGAGCAGCCGAGAGGAGTAGGTCAGGATGTTGCTGCGAAAGATGAGTCGAGCTCAGCTATTCTCGCCGCACGGCTTTCTCAGCTGAGCGTTCGGGATCAAAACACGCTGGCGCTCCTGCCAAGTCATGAGATCCGCTCAGTCTTGGCCACGAGAAGGAAGCAATTGGACAAGGCTAGAAGAGAAGAAACTAGGGCTAGGAGGAAGGTGGAGAGGCTGGGAAACAAAACACTGATGAAACACTTCAAGCCCGATGTACCAGGACGATCGAACGGCTAG
- a CDS encoding uncharacterized protein (MEROPS:MER0006204~EggNog:ENOG503NX9W~COG:V) → MKFSEKATQELQAVMHDAVSRPEGIPGATVVVVGTDGTELFAKSAGKRGVSGTEDMALEHIFWIASCTKLLTGIACLQQVERGSLKLDDSDQLESFCPELKDFKVFNKNGGLEPKRKGITLRMLLTHTAGFGYPFFNEKLRDWCISEGAQMSAASLSDMNAPLLFQPGEGWEYGINIDWAGIALERATGTKLNDYIQTHICQPLGLENVTMFPTSEMKEKLAYMHQRSHDGTYLARDHFYEQPLKAQTKEQQDAIFHSGGAGMFAKPQEFCRVLSVLLNGGICPKTGAQILRKASVDDMFRNSVPQFPQFGRQGIPAAIPELTHPVPDLYPTEGNSPQGFGLTIMLTGGATGRSDSTGWWAGLPNLFWWVDREKGVAGMICTQILPFADPDVLSLWGRVEAGVYKALAAAEEQGFWNETGFVQRLAKDYDGRGT, encoded by the exons ATGAAGTTCTCCGAAAAGGCCACCCAGGAGCTTCAAGCTGTTATGCACGATGCTGTCTCCCGGCCAGAGGGTATACCAGGCGCGActgtggtcgtcgtcggcaccgaTGGCACTGAGCTCTTCGCCAAGTCAGCTGGCAAACGAGGCGTTTCGGGCACTGAGGACATGGCGTTGGAGCACATTTTCTGGATTGCCTCGTGCACGAAACTACTAACTGGAattgcctgcctgcagcaGGTTGAACGTGGCTCTCTGAAGCTGGATGACAGTGACCAACTTGAGAGTTTTTGCCCTGAGCTCAAAGACTTCAAAGTGTTCAACAAAAATGGGGGCCTGGAGCCCAAAAGAAAAGGCATTACACTCCGAATGCTTCTCACGCACACGGCTGGATTTGGGTATCCATTCTTCAACGAGAAGCTACGAGATTGGTGCATTTCCGAGGGCGCGCAGATGTCTGCTGCCAGTTTGTCAGACATGAACGCGCCGTTGTTGTTTCAACCAGGAGAAGGCTGGGAATACGGG ATTAACATTGACTGGGCAGGTATTGCATTGGAGAGAGCCACGGGTACCAAGCTCAACGACTACATCCAGACCCATATCTGCCAGCCTCTGGGTTTAGAGAACGTGACCATGTTTCCGACGTCGGAAATGAAGGAAAAGCTCGCGTACATGCATCAACGCTCGCATGATGGGACTTATTTGGCTCGTGACCATTTCTATGAGCAACCACTCAAGGCTCAGACCAAGGAACAACAAGATGCCATATTTCACAGCGGCGGGGCAGGCATGTTTGCCAAGCCACAGGAGTTCTGTC GTGTCCTGTCCGTTCTGCTGAACGGTGGAATCTGTCCCAAAACAGGGGCCCAGATCCTCAGAAAGGCCTCCGTGGACGACATGTTTCGCAACTCCGTCCCTCAATTTCCGCAATTTGGCCGCCAGGGCATTCCCGCTGCAATTCCGGAACTGACGCATCCTGTTCCGGACTTGTACCCGACAGAAGGCAACTCGCCACAAGGATTTGGTCTCACTATCATGCTTACAGGCGGTGCCACTGGTCGGTCTGACAGTACTGGGTGGTGGGCTGGACTCCCGAACCTATTCTGGTGGGTAGATCGTGAAAAGGGTGTTGCGGGGATGATCTGCACGCAGATTCTGCCATTCGCTGATCCCGATGTCTTGAGTCTTTGGGGTAGAGTTGAGGCGGGTGTGTACAAGGctctggcggcagcagaagAACAGGGTTTTTGGAATGAGACAGGCTTCGTGCAAAGACTTGCCAAGGACTATGATGGACGGGGCACTTAG
- a CDS encoding uncharacterized protein (COG:S~EggNog:ENOG503PCAM) — MTSPAMYDAQKGDEEHILDLGGGRQLAFAHNGPPDSRTIVLFFSGLMSVGSAREVPVPCQELGVHWISPTLPGMGRSSARFSGESYHTALARDLTALLAHLYPTGDFDTMYVAGGSYGTVQAQMIFGAPYDLFPAGRKIAGCMLLAGFSPFKYHTDHAKSLNWQTWISVGPPSQLVPFHLLQRLTSSVLASKFKTLDGAKGFLNQTLFARMDPDEWATFAAWLKKKGQTEEEFITRLANNAIKCCQTWEGFIEVSDVIHADWGFNPATLDEHHASKPVLVIGSDNDHVGGSTNDWLVANYKNATLKIIPGGHISSLFYMDEIWQTMIDLSKSIER; from the exons ATGACTTCGCCGGCAATGTACGATGCCCAAAAAGGCGACGAGGAACACATCCTGGACCTTGGCGGTGGTCGACAGCTAGCTTTCGCCCACAATGGCCCGCCGGACTCGCGGACGATTGTTCTTTTCTTCAGTGGATTGATGAGCGTTGGCAGCGCCCGTGAGGTCCCGGTGCCTTGCCAGGAGCTCGGTGTCCACTGGATATCACCAACACTCCCGGGTATGGGCAGGTCAAGCGCTCGATTCTCAGGGGAGTCGTATCACACTGCGCTGGCACGCGACCTCACGGCTCTACTAGCTCACCTATACCCCACGGGCGACTTCGACACCATGTACGTCGCAGGCGGCTCATATGGAACGGTCCAGGCGCAGATGATATTTGGGGCTCCTTACGACCTTTTCCCCGCCGGCCGAAAGATTGCAGGCTGCATGCTTCTTGCTGGCTTCTCGCCGTTCAAATACCACACCGATCATGCAAAGTCGCTCAATTGGCAGACCTGGATTTCCGTcggcccgccgtcgcagctCGTCCCCTTCCACCTCTTACAGCGTCTCACCAGCAGCGTCCTAGCCTCCAAGTTCAAGACCTTGGACGGTGCCAAAGGATTTCTCAACCAGACGCTCTTTGCTCGGATGGATCCAGACGAGTGGGCGACGTTCGCCGCATGGTTGAAGAAGAAAGGCCAGACGGAAGAGGAATTCATCACTAGGCTCGCCAACAATGCTATTAAATGTTGCCAGACCTGGGAAGGCTTTATTGAAGTGTCGGATGTGATCCACGCGGACTGGGGCTTCAATCCAGCAACCTTGGATGAGCATCATGCTTCAAAGCCagtcctcgtcatcggctcAGATAACGATCACGTGGGTGGAAGCACGAACGACTGGCTGGTTGCCAACTACAAGAATGCGACGCTCAAGATAATTCCCGGTGGGCACATCTCGTCTCTCTTCTACATGGACGAGATCTGGCAAACCATGATTGACT TGTCGAAGTCTATTGAAAGGTAA
- a CDS encoding uncharacterized protein (EggNog:ENOG503NYFK~TransMembrane:2 (o12-35i56-73o)), translated as MGGYTVHFLKNLLLLCLSLAILPLSTIVIAVLSILEIAGSSARRHGRADNARQRTILVNGMGMAKGLTIARLLHSQGHRVIGADCKRLSPGRVSKALDAFYVLPRPSQAHVTRHPSEKDVPEDPYLKRLAQIVQQEGVNLWISVSDVVAALHDARAKEYIERNTEAKAVQLCIEDIAVLDSKTRFIELSRSLGLLAPDTQTVTDKTTLVDFLSARGGLSLRPGDAQYVVKPEGVNDLARFEKPILPLRTAEETISRIDSIPFGPGVEFIVQEFIQGDEYCTHALVVRGSVRAFVACPSSDLLMHYVALPSPVKSELSRKMLHFTETIVASGGDTWTGHVSFDFLVKRGGNDTKQGHDIDIYPIECNPRVHTAVVLLGGLPEMADEYLAVLDHTRPLRLEPLYAQSQDKYYWIGQDLVEHVAIPAWHAARGVLSLVTFWQVLQAFIHRACTWKDGTFEAWDPWPWWWLYHVYWPMQFVKHMARGRWSKINVSTGKIFEAGY; from the coding sequence ATGGGTGGCTACACCGTCCATTTCCTCAAAAACCTTTTGTTGCTATGTCTAAGCCTGGCCATCCTGCCCCTGAGCACGATCGTGATTGCGGTCCTTTCAATACTGGAAATTGCTGGATCCAGCgcccgacgccatggacgtgcCGACAACGCAAGGCAGAGAACCATACTCGTCAatggcatgggcatggcTAAAGGGCTCACTATTGCCCGTTTACTTCACAGCCAAGGACATAGAGTCATCGGCGCGGACTGCAAACGCCTGTCGCCGGGGCGGGTGTCGAAGGCACTGGATGCATTCTACGTCTTGCCCCGACCAAGCCAAGCACATGTTACGCGGCACCCCTCGGAGAAAGACGTCCCCGAAGACCCTTACCTCAAGCGACTTGCGCAGATAGTTCAACAGGAAGGCGTGAATCTCTGGATATCCGTTTCTGATgtggtcgccgccctgcacgaCGCTCGGGCCAAAGAGTACATCGAGCGCAACACAGAAGCCAAAGCAGTCCAACTATGCATCGAGGATATTGCAGTGCTGGATAGCAAGACACGGTTTATAGAGCTCTCGCGCTCCCTGGGCCTTCTCGCGCCTGACACCCAAACCGTGACTGACAAGACCACCCTTGTGGACTTCTTGTCCGCGCGAGGAGGTTTGTCGCTTCGTCCAGGCGATGCACAATACGTCGTCAAACCGGAGGGTGTCAATGATCTTGCGCGCTTCGAGAAGCCGATCCTCCCTCTTCGAACTGCTGAAGAGACGATCTCGCGCATAGACTCCATCCCTTTCGGGCCCGGTGTCGAGTTTATCGTGCAAGAATTCATTCAAGGCGACGAGTACTGCACACATGCATTGGTGGTGCGTGGCAGCGTTCGGGCCTTTGTCGCGTGCCCATCATCTGACCTCTTGATGCACTATGTCGCCTTGCCCAGTCCTGTTAAGTCAGAGCTGAGCAGAAAGATGCTTCATTTCACCGAGACAATAGTGGCGTCTGGGGGCGATACTTGGACCGGACATGTAAGCTTCGATTTTCTTGTCAAGAGAGGCGGCAACGACACAAAGCAAGGTCACGATATCGATATCTATCCTATCGAGTGCAACCCGAGAGTGCAcacggcggtggtgttgttgggcgGCTTGCCAGAAATGGCTGATGAGTACCTGGCGGTCCTTGACCACACCCGCCCTCTTCGATTGGAGCCGCTTTATGCCCAGAGTCAAGACAAGTATTACTGGATTGGCCAAGATTTAGTCGAGCATGTTGCGATCCCGGCTTGGCACGCGGCACGGGGAGTGCTGAGTCTTGTCACTTTTTGGCAAGTGTTACAGGCCTTCATCCACCGTGCATGCACTTGGAAAGACGGAACTTTTGAAGCTTGGGAcccttggccatggtggtggttgtaCCATGTCTACTGGCCTATGCAGTTCGTCAAGCATATGGCGAGGGGTCGTTGGTCAAAGATCAATGTCAGCACCGGCAAGATATTCGAAGCTGGATATTAA